CACCGGGGAACTGCTGGGCGGCGTGGTCGTGTTTCATGACGTGACCGAAAAGCAGCTGCTCGCGCAGCGCATGAGTCACCTGGCGCGGCATGATCACCTGACCGGGCTGCCCAACCGCGCCACGCTGCACGAGAGCCTGTCCGCCACGGTCGTGCGTGCCGCCGCGGAGCAGCGGATGTTCGGGCTGCTGTTCCTGGACCTGGATGAGTTCAAGCAGGTGAACGACACGCTGGGGCACGCCCTGGGCGACGATCTGCTGCGGCAGGTCGCCACGCGCCTGCAGCTGGAGGTGCGGGGCGGGGACGTGGTGGCGCGCCAGGGCGGGGACGAGTTCCTGGTGCTGCTGCCCGAGGAGGTCTCGGCGGCCGACGTGCAGGCGGTGGGGCAGCGGCTGCTGCGGACCCTGAGCGCACCGTACCGGCTGGGCGAACAGGGGGTCACCGTGACGTGCAGTGTCGGGGCGGTCCTCTACCCGCAGGACGGCGCGGACGCCGATACCCTGATCCGGCACGCCGACACGGCCATGTATCACGCGAAGGCGGCCGGCAGTAACTGCCTGCGGTTCTACGACGCTCACCTGGAATCCCGCCTGCGGGAGGAGCAGGTGCTGCTGCGCGCCCTGAAGCTGGCGGTGCAGGAGGAACGGTTCCATCTGGTGTACCAGCCGCAGATCAACGCGCGGACCGGGCAGCTCACGGGGGTGGAGGCCCTGCTGCGCTGGACCACCGGGGACGGCGAGTCGTTGCCGCCGGGCGTGTTCATTCCGCTGGCGGAACGGGCGGGACTGATGGTGCAGCTGGGGTCCTGGGTGCTGCGCGCGGCGTGCCGGCAGGCGCGGCAGTGGCAGGAGGAACAGCGGCCCACGCGGGTGGCGGTGAACGTGTCGGCCGTGCAGTTCATGGACAGCGGCTTCGTGGGTACGGTGCGGGACATCCTGAGGGCCAGTGGTCTGCGCGCCGAACTGCTGGAACTGGAACTCACCGAGAGTTTCCTGATGCAGGACGTGCCGCGCGTGCAGTCGGTGCTGCATCAGCTCAAGGCGCTGGGCGTCAGCCTGTCCATCGACGATTTCGGCACCGGGTACTCCAGCCTGAGTTACCTGCAGTCCTTCCCGATCGACACCCTGAAAATCGACCGGTCGTTCATGCCCACGCAGGAGGTCAGTCAGACGGTCCTGAACGTGATCGTGGGGCTCGGTCAGGCGCTGGGGCTGCAACTCGTGGCCGAGGGGGTCGAGACGGCCGAGCAGCGCAGCACGCTGCTGGACCTGGGCTGCGAGGTCATGCAGGGGTACCTGTACGCCCGCCCCATGACGCCCGAGCAGCTGGACTGGTGGTGGGCGGAGCGGACCGTGCCGTCCTGACCGGCCGTTCGCCTGCCGGGGCGGTTCCCCGCCTGTCAGGGGGGTGTATGAGGGTCGGGGTTACCCTGGGAGTCCGGAGCCATGACGCGTCTGCCCCTGCCCCCCCTGTTCCTGCCGCTGCTGCTGGTGGCCACGGCGCACAGCGTCTCGCTGATCTTCAGTCACCGGGCGGGGGAACTGCTGACCATCTCGGATCAGCTGTACCTGCTGGTCCCGGCGCTGGCGGCGCTGGCCAGCTGGCAGGTGGTGCCCGCCGCGCGGCAGCGTCGCCTGGCGGTGTGGGCCGCCACCTGCCTGAGCCTTCTGGCAGGCGCCGAGGTGTACCTGGTGGCGGTGTACGACCTGCGGGACCTGCGCGCCCCGGATTACGGTCTGGGGGACGCGCTGTACCACGCGTACTACCTGGGGCTGGTGGGGCTGCTGCTCAGCCTGGGGCGGGGCGCTCGTGTGCCCGGGCGGCTGGGTCTGCCGGAGTGGGTGCTGGACAGCATGATCACCGGGGTGGTCGTGGCGGAGGTGTCGTGGGTGCTGGGACTGGTCCCGCTGCTGGCGGACGCCCGCACGACCCTGCTGTTCAAGGCGGTGAACGTCTCGTACGTCGTGCTGGACGTGATCGTGCTGACGCTGGTGCTGCTGCGCCTGCGGCTGAGCAGTGCGTCCGCGTGGCCGCTGCTGCTGGGGCTGGTGTCGTACGTGATCGCGGACCTCGTGTACCTCGTGGACGGCCCGGTGACGGTTCCGGTGGGTCTGGCGGACCTGCTGTGGACCTGGGGGACCGTGGGGCAGGCGGTGGGGTTCGCGCTGCTGGTCCGGCGCGACGCCGGGCCCGGTCGGCCCAGTGCGGCCGTGTCGCTGACCCTGCGGACGCTGCCGTACCTGGCGGTGCTGACCGCCTGCCTGATCCTGATCGGCAACGGCCTGAGCATGGACCTGCGTGGGCGGGGCGTCGTGTGGTTCACGGTGACGGTGTTCACGCTGGTGATGCTCCGGCAGGCGGTGACGCTGGCCGAAACGGGCCGCCTGAACCGCGCGCTGACCGAGCAGGCCGAGCAGCTGGCGCGCAGCCGGGACGAGATGGAGTACCGCGCGCATCACGACGGCCTGACGGGCCTGCTGAACCGCGAGGGGTTCTACCAGCTGCTGCGCGCGCAGCAGAGCGGCGAGCGTACCCTGCTGATGCTCGACCTGGACGGTTTCAAGCCGGTCAATGACACCTACGGGCACGCGGCGGGAGACCGGGTGCTGCGTGAGGTCGCGCGCCGCATTCAGGAGGAGGGCGGCGCGGACTTCCGGGCGGCGCGGCTGGGTGGCGACGAGTTCGCCCTGCTGAGCCTGACGCCACTGGAGTCCGCGCGGGCGCGGCGGTGCGCGCTGCGGCTGGTGGACCGGCTGTCCGAACCGTTCGCCGTGCGGGGCGGCACCATGCAGCTGAGCGTGTCGGTGGGCGTAGCCAGCGCCGAGGCGCCCCTGCCCGAGCAGGCGCTGCTGGGCCGCGCGGACGCCGCGCTGTACCAGGCCAAACGGGCCGGAGGCCGCCGCGTGCAGGACGCGCTCCTGAACGACCGGTCCCCGGCCGCGTCGTCCGACCCGCCTACCGCCTGAACGCCGCTCGCGGTGCGGTCACGCGCCGCCGTCTGACCCGCAGGGGAGTGTGATTCCGGCGTGCGTGTTAGCCTCCGGGACGTGAGATACACGTGATCAGCGCCGTGACGCTCGCCGTGATCGGCGTGGGCCTGCTCGCCGGGGTGCTCGGCGCGATCCTGGGTCTGGGGGGCGGCGTGGTCGTCGTGCCCGCGCTGGAGTTCATCCTGCCGCTCCTCGGGCGGGACATCACGATCGCGCAGGCGGTCGCGATCAGCCAGATCGGCGTGCTGGCCGTGGGCCTCAGCGGCGCGGCCAGTTACCTGCAGCAGGGCCTCGTGCGGGCCCGCACCGGGTACCTGCTCTCGCCGTACACCATCGTCGGCGGGGCCGCCGGGTCGTTCCTGGGCCTGATCCTCCCGGCGCGGGCGGTCGCGACCGTGTTCGCGGCGCTGCTGCTGTACTCCGCGTACAACCTCCTGCGCGGCCTGAAACGCGTGGAGGTCGAGCGGGAACCGTCGCGGCTGGTGCCGCCCGCCATGACCTTCGCGGGCGTCATGAGCGGCCTGCTGGGCATAGGGGGCGGCACCGTGCAGGTCCCGGTGCTGAACCTGCTGGCCGGGGTGCCCATCCGGCAGGCGATCGCCACGAGCACCTTCATCATGGGCCTGACCGCCGTCGGGAACGCGCTGGTGTACCAGGCGGGCGGGCTGCTGGACCTGCGGCTGGCGGCCGGGGTGGCGCTGGGCGTCCTGATCGGCGCGCGCGCCGGGGCCAGCCTCCAGAGCCGCATTCCCGCCGCGCAGCTCAAACTGTTCTTCAGTCTGCTCCTGATCTTCACCGCCGCTCAGCTGCTGTGGAAGTACTGGGGGCAGGCGTGAGCGCACCGGACCCTCAGCGCAGCGCCGAACTGGCCGGGCTGCCCGCGTGGCTGTACCCGCTGGGCTTCTGGGTGGGCGTGGGGCTGCTGGCCGTGGGGGTGCTGTGGCCGGATCTGGCGTGGGTGGGTGTGGTGTGGGTCGCGGCGGTGCCGGTGCTGGCCGCCGCGTGGGTGGCCGTGGTGGGCTGGCGGCTGGACCGCCGCCTGAGCGTCGCGGCCCTGGCGGCCCTGGCGGGGCTGGCGCTGGTGTTCGTGGTGAAAGGCTTCATCAAGTAGCCCGGCGTTCACGTGGGCGTGGTGGACTGGCAGGATGAACGCCCCGGAACTCCCGATCCTGACCCCGGCGCAGGTGGCGGGCCTGCTGCGCGCCGACCCGGCGTCGGTGCAGGTTCTGGGTGCGGGCAGCGATCACCGCGCGTACGCGCTGGAGGGGGACCGGGTGGTGCGCCTGCCCCGCTGGCCGGGCGGGGGAGACGCGCTGCGGCGGGAGGCGCGGTCGCTGGCGTGGCTGGCCCCCCGGCTGGGTGGTGCAGCGCTGCCGGAGGTGCTGCACCTGGGTGAGCCCGCGCCCCTGGCTCCGGAGGGCTTCAGCGTGTGCCGACGCGTGCCGGGCGCGTCGGCGCTGAGACGGCCGGTACATGGTCCGGCTGCGCTGGGCAGGATGCTGGGAGGCTGGCTGGCCGACCTGCACGCCCTTGACCCGCGGGGGGCCGGGCTGAGCGTGGATCTCGACCCGACCGGGCACGACTGGCGGGACGCCGCGCTGGCCGATCTGGAGGTCGCGGCAGCGGCGGGCGTCCTGCCAGAGGCGGCGGCGTGGGCGGGCCGGGTGCAGGCGGTCCCTGAGCTGCGGGAGGTGGTCCCTGGGCCCATTCACGGGGACTTCGCCGCCGAGCACGTCCACCTGGACGGGTCGGGAGAACTGGCGGGGGTGCTGGACTGGGCGGACGCGGCGCTGGGTGACCCGGCCCGGGATCTGGCGGGCCTGATCCACTGGGGTGACCCGGTGCTTCTGCAGGCGGCGCGGAATGTGTACCCGGCGTCGGGTGCCGTGTGGGAGCGGGCGGCGTGGTACGCGCTGTGCCGCGCGCTGGGTGATCTGGCGTTCGCGGTGGGGGAGGGGCAGCCTGCGTATCTGGAGGCGGGACGGCGGGCGCTGACGGGGGTGCGGGGCTGGTGGACAAACGCCCCGCCGCGGTCTTAAACTTGAACCGAGTCTAATTTTATAGGTATCTCGCAGGAGGTCGCATGAAGATTCAGAAAGCCGCAGTCATCGGTGCAGGCGTCATGGGCGCTGCCATCGCCGCCCAGCTCGCCAACGCCGGGATTCCCGTCACCCTGCTGGACATCGTCCTGCCCGACAACCCCGACCGCAACTTCCTCGCCAAAAGCGGCGTGCAGCGCGCCCTGAAAGCCCGCCCCGCCGCGTTCATGGACCCGGCCCGCGCCGCCCTGATTCAGGTGGGCAACCTCGAAGACGACCTGAAGAAACTCAAGGACGCCGACTGGATCATCGAGGCGATCATCGAGAAACTCGACGCCAAACGCGACCTGTGGGCCAAAGTCGAGGCGGTCGCCAAGAAGACCGCGATCATCAGCAGCAACTCCAGCGGCATCCCCATGCACCTCCAGATCGAGGGCCGCAGCGAGGACTTCCAGCGCCGCTTCGTGGGCGCGCACTTCTTCAACCCGCCCCGCTACCTGCACCTGCTGGAAGTCATTCCCACCCCCAAGACCGACCCCAAGGTCACCGAGGCCTTCAGCGAATTCGCGGAAACCACCCTCGGCAAGGGCATCGTCGTCGCCAACGACGTCCCCGGCTTCGTCGCCAACCGCATCGGCGTGTACGGCATCGTCCGCGCCATGGACCACATGGTCAGGGCCGGCCTGACCCCCGCGCAGGTCGACCAGCTGACCGGCCCCGCGCTGGGCCGCGCCAACAGCGCCACCTTCCGCACCGCCGACCTGTCCGGCCTGGACATCATCTACCACGTCGCGGGCGACCTGGGCAAAGCCACCCCGGATGATGAGGACTTCACCCTCACGCCCGCCTTCCGCGCCCTCGTGGAAGACAAGAAGTGGCTGGGCGACAAGACCGGCAGCGGCTTCTACAAGAAGACCAAAGACGAAAAAGGCAAGACCAAGATTCTCAACCTGAACCTCGACACCTTCGAGTACGAGGACCAGGGCAAGGTCAAGGTCGCCGCCGTGGACGCCGTCAAGGGCCAGCCCCTCGCCGCCCGCGTGAAAGCCCTGTACGCCGCCGAAGGCAAGGAAGGCGAATTCCTGCGCGGCGTCATGAACGACGGCTTCTGGTACGCCGCCAAGATGGCCGGAACCGTCAGCAACCGCCTCCAGGACATCGACAACGCCCTCAAGTGGGGCTTCGGCTGGGAACAGGGTCCCTTCGAGACCATGGACACCCTGGGCGTCCAGACCGTCATCGCGAACCTCGAGGCCGAGGGTCGCACCCTGCCCCCCCTGCTGGCCGCCATGAAAGCCAGTGGCCGCGACGCCTTCTACCAGGGTGACGAGATCGTCACGCCCGAAGGTCAGCCCACCCCCTACCAGGCCCCCTACTTCATCCTGACCGACCTGAAGAAGGACGCCACCAAGATCGTCAAGAAACGCGCCGGGGCCAGCGTCATCGACCTGGGCGACGGCGTCCTCCTGGCCGAATGGCACGCCAAGATGAACGCCCTCGGCGAGGACCAGCTCCGCACCGTGCAGGACGCCCACAAACTCGTGCAGGACATGGGCTACCACGGCCTCGTCATCGGCAACCAGGGCGACAACTTCAGCGCGGGCGCCAACCTCCCCCTGATCCTCTCGCAGGCCCAGGCGGACGAGTGGGACGAACTCGACGACATGATCAAGCAGTTCCAGCAGGTCACCACCAGCCTGCGCTTCAGCCCCCACCCCACCGTCGCCGCACCCTTCGGCATGACCCTCGGCGGCGGCGCCGAATTCACCCTGCACGCCGACCACGTCGTCGCCAGTGCAGAACTGTACATGGGCCTCGTGGAAGTCGGCGTGGGCCTCATCCCCGGCGGCGGCGGCACCAAGGAAATGCTCCTGCGCTTCACGGACATGCAGCAGCCCAGCCAGCGCCTCGGCGCCACGCTCCTGCCCGCCGTGCAGCGCGCCTTCGAACTCATCGGCACCGCCAAGGTGAGCACCAGCGCCCTCGAAGCCCGCAACCTCGGCTTCCTGCGCGACACCGACACCGTCGCCATGAACAAAAACCACATCCTAGGTGACGCCAAACGCCAGGTCATCGCCCTGGCCCCCGGCTACGTGCAACCCGCCCCCCGCCAGGACATCCCCGTCATGGGCGACGCCGCCATCGGCGCCATCAAGAGCGCCCTCCACGGCATGCACCAGGGCGGCTACATCACCGACTACGACCTCGTCGTCAGCGAACAACTCGCCAAGGTCCTCTCCGGCGGCACCGGCAACAACCGCACCGCCAAAGTGTCCGAACAACACCTCCTCGACCTCGAACGCGAAGCCTTCCTCACCCTCCTCGGGAAGAAAGGCACCCAGCAGCGCATCGAGCACATGCTCAAAACCGGCAAACCCCTGCGCAACTAACGTCGATAGTTGATGGATGAAGGTTGAAAGAGGACAGATGACTCAGGCACGCTTCTTCGGATTCGAAAAACTGGACGTCTACCACCTGTCGGTGGAGATGGCAGCCGACGTCTACCGCGTGTCCGGGCATTTTCCGCAGGACGAACGTTTCGGTCTGACCAATCAGCTGCGCTGCGCGGCGACCTCGGTCACCCTCAACATTGCCGAAGGGGCCGGGCGGGACTCCCGCAAGGACTTCGCCCACTTCCTGAC
The Deinococcus sedimenti DNA segment above includes these coding regions:
- a CDS encoding GGDEF domain-containing protein, yielding MTRLPLPPLFLPLLLVATAHSVSLIFSHRAGELLTISDQLYLLVPALAALASWQVVPAARQRRLAVWAATCLSLLAGAEVYLVAVYDLRDLRAPDYGLGDALYHAYYLGLVGLLLSLGRGARVPGRLGLPEWVLDSMITGVVVAEVSWVLGLVPLLADARTTLLFKAVNVSYVVLDVIVLTLVLLRLRLSSASAWPLLLGLVSYVIADLVYLVDGPVTVPVGLADLLWTWGTVGQAVGFALLVRRDAGPGRPSAAVSLTLRTLPYLAVLTACLILIGNGLSMDLRGRGVVWFTVTVFTLVMLRQAVTLAETGRLNRALTEQAEQLARSRDEMEYRAHHDGLTGLLNREGFYQLLRAQQSGERTLLMLDLDGFKPVNDTYGHAAGDRVLREVARRIQEEGGADFRAARLGGDEFALLSLTPLESARARRCALRLVDRLSEPFAVRGGTMQLSVSVGVASAEAPLPEQALLGRADAALYQAKRAGGRRVQDALLNDRSPAASSDPPTA
- a CDS encoding sulfite exporter TauE/SafE family protein, with product MISAVTLAVIGVGLLAGVLGAILGLGGGVVVVPALEFILPLLGRDITIAQAVAISQIGVLAVGLSGAASYLQQGLVRARTGYLLSPYTIVGGAAGSFLGLILPARAVATVFAALLLYSAYNLLRGLKRVEVEREPSRLVPPAMTFAGVMSGLLGIGGGTVQVPVLNLLAGVPIRQAIATSTFIMGLTAVGNALVYQAGGLLDLRLAAGVALGVLIGARAGASLQSRIPAAQLKLFFSLLLIFTAAQLLWKYWGQA
- a CDS encoding phosphotransferase codes for the protein MNAPELPILTPAQVAGLLRADPASVQVLGAGSDHRAYALEGDRVVRLPRWPGGGDALRREARSLAWLAPRLGGAALPEVLHLGEPAPLAPEGFSVCRRVPGASALRRPVHGPAALGRMLGGWLADLHALDPRGAGLSVDLDPTGHDWRDAALADLEVAAAAGVLPEAAAWAGRVQAVPELREVVPGPIHGDFAAEHVHLDGSGELAGVLDWADAALGDPARDLAGLIHWGDPVLLQAARNVYPASGAVWERAAWYALCRALGDLAFAVGEGQPAYLEAGRRALTGVRGWWTNAPPRS
- a CDS encoding 3-hydroxyacyl-CoA dehydrogenase/enoyl-CoA hydratase family protein — encoded protein: MKIQKAAVIGAGVMGAAIAAQLANAGIPVTLLDIVLPDNPDRNFLAKSGVQRALKARPAAFMDPARAALIQVGNLEDDLKKLKDADWIIEAIIEKLDAKRDLWAKVEAVAKKTAIISSNSSGIPMHLQIEGRSEDFQRRFVGAHFFNPPRYLHLLEVIPTPKTDPKVTEAFSEFAETTLGKGIVVANDVPGFVANRIGVYGIVRAMDHMVRAGLTPAQVDQLTGPALGRANSATFRTADLSGLDIIYHVAGDLGKATPDDEDFTLTPAFRALVEDKKWLGDKTGSGFYKKTKDEKGKTKILNLNLDTFEYEDQGKVKVAAVDAVKGQPLAARVKALYAAEGKEGEFLRGVMNDGFWYAAKMAGTVSNRLQDIDNALKWGFGWEQGPFETMDTLGVQTVIANLEAEGRTLPPLLAAMKASGRDAFYQGDEIVTPEGQPTPYQAPYFILTDLKKDATKIVKKRAGASVIDLGDGVLLAEWHAKMNALGEDQLRTVQDAHKLVQDMGYHGLVIGNQGDNFSAGANLPLILSQAQADEWDELDDMIKQFQQVTTSLRFSPHPTVAAPFGMTLGGGAEFTLHADHVVASAELYMGLVEVGVGLIPGGGGTKEMLLRFTDMQQPSQRLGATLLPAVQRAFELIGTAKVSTSALEARNLGFLRDTDTVAMNKNHILGDAKRQVIALAPGYVQPAPRQDIPVMGDAAIGAIKSALHGMHQGGYITDYDLVVSEQLAKVLSGGTGNNRTAKVSEQHLLDLEREAFLTLLGKKGTQQRIEHMLKTGKPLRN
- a CDS encoding four helix bundle protein, which gives rise to MTQARFFGFEKLDVYHLSVEMAADVYRVSGHFPQDERFGLTNQLRCAATSVTLNIAEGAGRDSRKDFAHFLTQARGSTYEVASGLQLAVRLGFVLQADTQAVHEQAQTIAAMLSALARNLKAEA